Genomic window (Abditibacteriota bacterium):
GAAAAGCTGAAGCCGGCCCGGAAGCCAAGGAGCACGGTGGCCCAGGTAAACACCCCGTAGAGCAGAGCGTATATGAGGTAGAGGCCGGGAGCCAGGAACATAAAGGCAAATTCAAAGGGCTCCGTGACGCCGCACACGAAGGCGCAGAGGGCGGAGGAAAACAGTATACCCATGGCGGCCGCCTTTTTGCGGGCGCACTGATATATGGCCAGAGCCGCGCCGGGGATACCGAACATCATGCAGGGGAAAAAGCCCGACATATACATACCCAGAGACCAGCCCACGTCTTCGGAGGTCTTGCCCGCCCAGAAGTTGGACAGGTCGCCCAGACCTATGGTGTCAAACCAGAACACGTTGTTGAGAGCGTGGTGCATGCCGATGGGGATGAGCAGCCGGTTGAAAAAGGCGTAGAGGCCTGCGCCCACGGCGCCGAGACCTGCGATAAACTCGCCAAAGTTGATGAGCCCCTTGAAGCACACGGGCCAGAGGAAGGCCAGCGCGCAGGCTATGACGATGGATATGAGGCCGGCGATAATGGCCACGCAGCGCTTGCCGCTGAAAAACGACAGCCAGTCAGGCAGCTTGGTCCCCTTGAATTTGTTGTAGCAGCCCGAGCCGATGATTCCGGAGAGGATGCCTATGAAGGGGTTGGATATCTTGCCGAAGGCCAGCAGCATATTCGGGTCGTCGTTGACGTAGGGCAGGACCTTGACGATGTAATCCTTGTCCAGCAGGTTGGTGATGATGAGCCAGCTCACCAGAGCAGCCAGACCGCCGACTCCGTCGTTGTCCTTGCTCATGCCCACGCCCACGCCTATGACGAACAGCCAGGGCAGGTTGTCGATGAGGGCGCCTCCCGCCTTGACGAGAAAGTTGCCTATATAGGCCGCCGCGCCTGCGATCTCACCGCCCTGCATGGTGGCGGGGCACAGGGCGTAGCCTATGCCCATGAGGATCCCGCAGAGGGGCAGGACAGCCACGGGCAGCATAAGGGATTTGCCCAATCTTTGCAAATACTTCATCATGATGATCAGTCTCCCAGTAGGCCGGCAGGATGCTCGTTTGCCGGCATGATTGCATACTTTTATATTATATCACAAAAATTCGTCCTCCCTCAACATCTGCGGAAAATCACGAAAAACATGGCATACGCCCGGCCCGGAAGGGCCCCGACAGCATCCGCGCCGGCATAGATTTTCTGCAGGATTACGAAATCATCGTGCATCCCCGCTGCGTGAACTTTCTGACCGAGATCAACGCGTATATGTGGGACACGGACAAATACGACAACAGGCTGAACAGGCCGCAGGATTACATGAACCACCTGATGGACGCCATGCGCTATGCGGTGGAGGACATCGCAAAGGGAGACATCTTTTCGTTTAACTGATGGCTAAGAAGAAGGAGTTCCGGGGGAAGCTGGAGGAGACCACCAGGCGCTTCAAGCGCCGGGCCCAGCGGCAGGACGCCGCGGTGCTGGCCGTTGTTCTCCGGGAGTGGAACCGTCTGCTGGCCAAGCTGCTGGTGAAGGCCGGGAAGCTGAAGGAAGCCGGGGCCTCCGAAGCTGCGGCAGCCCGGGCCGAGACCCTGGCAAAGGAAGCCGGGGAGCAGGTGGAGGCGCTGAACAAGAAGCTCTGCCCTGTCATTGAGAAAGGGCAGGAAGCCGCCATAGAGACAGGCATCGAGCAGGCTGAGACCGTCCTTGCCGAAGCCGGCGCGCCGGCAAGCTCCATGGTCCGCGTGAACAAGGAAGCCTTCGAGACCATGATCGGCATGACTCAGGACGGCTCTCCCCTCCGGGATGTCCTGGACAAGGGCGCCGGCTACAGCATCAAGGAAGCCGTCATGAACGTCCTGAAGGACGGCATCGCCCAGGGCAAGAACCCGGAGGAGATCGCCCGGGAGATGGTGCGCCTGGGCTATACCAGCCGGAAGCACGCGCTGCTGGTGGCTCGCACCGAGGTGATGCGCGCTTACCGGATCTCCACCAAGGAGACCTATGAGGCAAACGGTGTGGAGAAGGCCATCTGGTGCGCTTCGGAGAGCTCTGCCACCTGCGCCGCCTGCTGGTGCATGGACGGCCGGGCCTTTTAACCCCAGCGAAACTTTTTTCGCTGGGGACCCCGAAGAGTGCCGGGCGGGAGTATCCGGGGCCCCCGCCGGAAAATTTCACATTTTCCGGTGGGGTTAAAGCGATCACCCCAACGGCCGCTGCACCATGATCCCGGTCACCCTAACCCCACGAAAACTTTTTTTCGCGGGGACCCCGTAATCTATCATCCGGGCATATCGGGGTCCCCGCCGGAAAATTTCACATTTTCCGGCGGGGTTAAGGCAGCGAGGAGCGGTTCAAAGAGAGGCTGTCCGAGGAGGAGCAGAAGCGGGTCCTGGGACCGAAGCGCTACGAGCTGTGGAAGGAAGACAAGCTGAAGTGGGAGGACATCCCGGCGGTGAAGCCCAATGACACCTACGGCCCGACGCTGGGGATATCCCCGCTGAAGGACGGGAAAGCGCCTGCACCCGCGAAAGCAAACAACACTGTTTGGGCAAATAACCCGGAAAAAGACAATGAACAAATGTCGGCGAGGGATGATGAGCAGATAAAAGAGGCAAGGAAAGGCAAAACTTCTTCCGTTACGAAATATTATGCAGAAGAACTAAAAAGCGGCGTTCATACGCTGGATGACCAGCGGGAACACTCTTTGTTTGTCGAGAGTCTAATAAAAGGTCTTGCTCTTACTAAAATATATATAAAAGCAGAGAACGCCGATAAAATCGACGACATCAAGATACCAAAAGAAGAAATGCCTGAAGGATGGGACGACAGCACAAAAACGAAAGTGTGGGCGCATTTCAAAGATCTTGTTAAAGAATCAGAAGCCTTTAACAACTCAAATGAAGTCGCATTTACCCTGAACAAAAATGCTGATTTTCACGAATCGTTTTATGGTGATGAGAATTCTGTTACCATTTGCACCTCTGAGTCGACAATTTATGTGTTGCACAATCACCCTAACGGTTCATCGTTTTCTCCGGATGATTTTAGAGTGTTTACTGAATCTAATAGCGTTAAAAATTTTTCCTTGATAACGAACACTTGTAGAAGGATAGAAATTCTTACCAAGCTTGATGGGTTTGATGAAAGCTTGTTTAAGAGTATTGTAAATAACGCAGAGTTTACACGGCCGGAAAACGCTATTAGTTATATCAAGCAAAAGCTATTAGAAGAACCTGTTGGGGTAAAGTGGAGTGTCTATTATGAACAAGAAAACGATAACCATAAATGATGGATTTGAATACAACCGTAAACTACTTTTGAAAAAACGGGCGGAATATATTCATAGATTAGAAACCGACCCTGCTTTTGTGAAAGAAAAAAAAGAATCATCTGCATGGCCGGAAATATACGCTGTTATCAAAAAAGAAGGCATTAAGCTCGCCGGCGAAGATGACTGACCAAAATACGGGACACACCCCGCTCTCATTGTGAGGGCGGGGGTTTTTATTGACAAGGAAAAAATATGGCAGTAATCAGAATCAAAGTTGACGGACACCTGGCGCAGTGCGTCTCGGTGGAGCCCATGGCCACCGGCAGCGCCGGGGTGGACTCGGTGATCATAGACAGACTGGGCGGCGACTGGGACGGCTTCGGCCTTGCCGCTGCCTTCAAGACCGAGGGCGGGGTGTATTATTCCGTGGTAACAGACGGGTCCGCGCCCATACCGGCTGCCGCGCTGGCGTATAAGCGCTTCGGCATCGCTCTTTACGGCACCCGGGGCGCCGAAAGCTCGGAGCAGAGATACACCACCAACTTTGTCCCCGTGGCGATCCCCGAAGGGTCTGCCGGCGGCGGCGCTGTCCCTCCGGAGCCCTCCGAGAGATTGTACAGCCAGGTGGTAGCCATAGCAGAGCACGCCGAGAGCGTCGAAATGGGATGCAACAGGATCGCTGCGGAGAAAAAACAAAAGCCTATGGGCAGACGCCCGGAGATCATCTTCTGTCTTGCATTACAGACCTTATCAACTGCCCGTGAAAATCTATTTCATAATAATCGTCTTCAAAATCATACAGGCATATCCGGTCTTCTTTGATCTCGAATTCTTTTTTACCGGTCACCGACACAAAAATATCCCGTCCGCTAAAGCTCCAGACCTCTTCCAGCTCTTCATTCAGCATAAGGATGTCGAGCTCACCGTGGATCAGATATCCGCCATTTACCGAAAAGATCCCGAACTTGCTTGCCTGATCTGCAAAAGCCATTGTCCGAAGGATACGCCCCGAAGCCACGTCGATCTGAGTGACCCCGCAGCACTGAAGAATGGTCATGACATCACCCCGCAGCGCCGCGCAGTTTCTGTCATGGTCGAAATACTTATCTGCGACAAGAGCGACGGTGTATTCTCTGTCCTTAAGTCTGATGCGGACGGACATGACTCTCCGGTCCGGATCCCTCGAAATACCGTGGGGATCGAGGACGATATCGTATATGCTGCTGAGATCCGCAACGGGACCGGATGCTTCTTCAACAGAGATCTCAGCAGAACAGAGTTCATTTTCGAGTCTTGTCATAGCATAAGCTCCTGGGACAGTTGACAATAGCTCCTGGAGATCGAGTCGATGATTAGTCCCGGAGACAAAAAAAGCCTCTGCTGTCCCACAGGACAAGAGAGGCGTCTGGTGGGCTGTACTGGATTTGAACCAGTGACCTCTTCCGTGTGAAGGAAGCGCGCTCCCGCTGCGCTAACAGCCCGTGCTTGGGTGGTGGGTTGTACTGGATTTGAACCAGTGACCTCTTCCGTGTCAAGGAAGCGCGCTCCCCCTGCGCCAACAACCCGCGGTGTCAAGTCTATTATACCACATTATCGCCGCTTTGTAAAGAAGCGGGGAGGTTATTCCCCGTTTTTTTCTCAAAAGCTCCGGGAGGGCTCCCCGCCGGGGCCCTGTGAATCCCGTGAAAAAGTGGTATAATATAGTATGGTATTATTATTCATGCGAAAGGACTACAGTATATGAGCGGTCTTGTGATCATTCTCATTGCCATCGTCGTACTGGGAGCCGGCTATCTGCTCTACGGCCGTCATCTTGCCAACAAGTGGGGCATCGATCCCGGCGCCAAGACTCCGGCCTACACGGAAAACGACGGCGTTGACTACGTTCCCGGCGCTCCGGGCGTGGTATTCGGACATCAGTTTGCCTCCATAGCCGGGGCAGGCCCCATCAACGGCCCCATCCAGGCGGCCATGTTCGGCTGGCTGCCGGTGCTCCTGTGGATATTCATCGGCGGAGTGTTCATAGGCGGAGTGCAGGACTTTGCCGCCATGTACGCCTCCGTGAAAAACAAGGGGCGCTCCATCGGCTACATCATCGAGCTCTACATTGGCAAGCTGGGCAAAAAGCTGTTTCTGGCCTTTACCTGGCTGTTCAGCATACTGGTGACCGCCGCCTTTGCGGACATTGTGGCCAAGACCTTCAACGGCGTGGGAGGCACCCCCGAGGCCAATCTGGCCGGCGGTCAGGTGTCCATGACCAGCGTATTGTTCATATTCCTGGCCGTGGCCCTGGGCTTTATCCTCAGATCCGGCAAATTGTCCACTGCCCTGAACACGGTGATCACGGTGCTGTTTCTGGTGCTGTCCGTGGCTCTGGGTATGCTGCTGCCCGTCTATCTGGACACCAACACCTGGCACATCATCACCTTCATATACATAGCCATAGCCTCCGTCACCCCCGTGTGGGCCCTCTTGCAGCCCCGAGACTATCTGAACAGCTATCTGCTGGTAGCCATGATCCTGCTGGCAGCGGGAGGCATCATCGTGGCCAATCCCACCATGCAGCTCACCGGCTTTGCGGGCTGGCAGGTGAACGGTCAGACCATCTTTCCATATCTGTTCGTCACGGTGGCCTGCGGAGCCGTATCGGGCTTCCACGCTCTGGTAGCCTCAGGCACCGCCTCCAAGCAGGTGCAAAACGAAAGGCACATGCTGCCCATCTCCTACGGCGCCATGATGATGGAATGCCTGCTGGCAGTCATTTCCATAGTGGCCGTGGGCGCCTGCTATACCACCCAGACTCTGGCCGGCGCAGGCACTCCCACCGTGGTCTTTGCCAACTCCATATCCGGCTTCCTGACCGACATAGGCCTGCCCGCCTCCCTGTCCTACACCCTGCTGACCCTGGCGGTGTCGGCCTTTGCCCTGACCAGCCTGGACTCGGTGGCCAGGATCGGACGCCTGTCCTGGCAGGAGATGTTTCTGGACTCCTCCATCGCAGACAGCGACATCAAGGGGCTCCGGGCCCTGGCGGTGAACAAATACTTTGCCACCCTGGTCACTCTGGTATTTGCCTATTCGCTGGCCAAGGTGGGCTATGCCAATATCTGGCCCCTCTTCGGCAGCGCCAACCAGCTGCTGTCGGCTCTGGCCCTCATAGCCTGCGCCGTGTATCTCAAACGCACCAAGCGCAGAGGCGCCTATCTGTGGGTCCCCATGTTCCTGATGCTGGCAGTCACCCTCACCATGCTGGTGATCACGGTCATCACCCGGCGCGAAGGCAACCTGATGTTCGGCGACATACTGCAGGTAGTGATAGCAATAGCTCTCTTTATACTGGGCGTCATAGTAGCCGTGTCCGGCATCAGAAAGCTCTTTGCCCCCCAAACAGAGGAATAGGTCCAAAAACAGCAAGGCCCTCCCCAACGGGAGGGCTTTTTTGCTGCCGGCAGGCCGGTCACACTCTCACGTATTCCCTGACCGGTATGCTGCCCCTCACGACTTCCAGACTGCATTTGCCGTCTCTTATCCGGGCTATGCCGTAGCCGCCCGCCGCGCACACAAACACATCTGCGTCCTCGCTCCCGTGATACAGGGTGCGGCTGACGGCGTCATAGGACACTCCGCTGAAGGCCCACAGCAGCCCCCAGGAAGCCAGGGCCCGGGCGTACCAGTGGCCGCATTCGTATTCGTCATAGGGGTTCCGCCTTGCGCCGTCGTATCTCTTGCGGGCTGTCGCCACTATCTCCAGGGCCTCCTTTTTCCTGCCCAATGAGGCCAGGTGCCCGGCGGTCTGGTACTCTATACCGGTCCACACCTCGTCGGAGTAAGGAAAGGGTATCTCCGGCTTGCCGCCCCGGGGCCAGGAGCAGAGCAGGAGCCCTCCGTCCTTGCCCAGAGCATAGCCGGACCTCTGGGGATTGGCGTGGTCCCACAGCTCTTTCCGGAGGTTGCGGCGATACACGCTCTCCAGATGGCCCAGGGTCTTCTCTCTGTCCAGTATGTCTCCCAGTCCGCACCGCTTGGCCAGCCAGGCGCCGCAGACCCCGTCAGACAGGCAGCCGCTGCCCAGCTGGTACTTGGGCCCCATCCTCTCCAGCAGGGGGTCCCCCGCCGGGTCAAACACGGCCCGGAGCTTCTTCCACTCCGTCTGCTGGAAAAAGTATTCGCCGTTCCACAGCTCCGTCTCCATAAAGGTCCTGCCCTTCCGGTACAGGTCTTCATACCGGGAGCCGTCTTCTCCCAGAGCCTCCGCCATGACGCTCATGGCCTTCAGAGCCCCCAGATAAAAGGAGCTGCACATGGGATCGGGTCCCCAGAACTCTATGTCGTAGGTGTTGTGATGGGGCTCCCGCGGGACCCCCTGTTCCTCCGGGTCCCACTGGCCTATGCAGTAGTCCATGCTGCTTTTGGCCCGGGGCCACAGGGACCGGAGCCAGTCCGTATCGCCGGATATGCGCCACTCCCTATACAGCTTCATGATGCCGCCGGGCTGTCCGTCGGCAGCGGGGGGATAGTTGTGGGCGTTGGGCCTGATGGGCAGCAGCGTCCGAAACTGCTGATGTCCCTTCTCGTCCTGGTCTTCACCATACTCCGTCTCTCTCAAGCTCCTTTCCAGACGGGGGAACAGGTCGCACAGGGCCTGAGCGTAGTTCCACACGTGGGTGCAGGAGCCGTAGCAGCTGCCGAAGGTGTCGCACACCCCCTCCCAGCCCCAGAATCTGCCGTCCTTCTGCCTGAGCACCGTGGGAGATTTGAGGATGGACAGATTGGCCTCCGCCGCCTCCAGGACCGGCTCCGGCAGGGAGCCGGAGCAAAAGGCGTCGGCAAAGGCTCTCGACTCCTCGAGGAGATAGCTCCAGCGGGCTTCAAAGTCCTCCGCGGCCTCGTATATGCTGCTGAACCTGCCGGCATACCAGGGAGCGTAGCAGTCCTCCCCTTCTCCTTCCCGCAGGTCCGACTCCGGCACGTACCAGCACAGCCGCAGGGTGATGCTGCGCTTTTCCCCGGGCTCCAGCGCAAAGGGCGCAGATATCAGGGCTCCGGGGGACCTGTCGTCCTCCGCCCGCCTGTCCGGAGTCTCCCCGGCAGAGATGCAGTTCCACAGCATGGTCATGGTATCCTGTCCCGCCAGCCAGGTGCCTCTGTACAGCTCTGTGTCCACACAGGCCTCGGCGTCGCACCCGGCGCAAAAGGCCCCGGCGCTGCCCCGGACCCCCGTGTCCTCCTGCTCAAACACGAAGCCCCGGTCCCTCCGCCTCACATAGAGTCTGTCCCCGCCGCCTTCCGCGCCCATGAACTGCAGGGCCGCAAAATAGAACACGGCTTCCACGGGATCGGTCCCCCTGTTCTCAAAGCGGTAGGTCACCGCCGCGCAGGGCAGGGACGAATCGTCCTCATTCCCGGGGACAAAGGGAGAAAAGGCCTCCGCGGAGCAGACGAGAGGGACCGTGTGGTCCTCCAGCTCCACGGTGGCAAACGGAAAGCGGGAGGAGAACCGGCATTTTCTGAACCGGGGCAGCCCGTAGCTCTTGCCCGGCATGCCGTTGCCGGCGCCCAGAAAGCCCCGGACGGAGGCGCCCCATATCTTGCGCTCCTGCACCGGGCCCTCCAGCAGCCTGGCCCCCTGCCCCTTGACAGCCAGAGCGGCATACATATAGGGCTCGTTGAACAGGTCGGGCCTGTGCCTCAGGGACACGGAGCCAAAGGCTCCGGTGCCCTCTATGCATATCATGCCCGCTCCCATGCCTCCCAGAGGAAAGGCTATGTGCTCCAGATACTTGTCCTCATATACTCTTTTCACGGCTTTCTCCTTTTCCCGCCCGGGGCGGGCCCCTGCCTGCGCCGGCCTCTTACAGCCATATCACCCGGCCGCTGCCTGCGGCCCATACCGCCGCCAGGATCAATGCGATCACTATTGCGGCAGTCAGGGCCGCCGCCAGCTCCTTTTTTGACATCCTATTGTTTGTCCGCCAGCTCCAGAGCGGCGTCGATGGCGCTCTGCATCTGGGCCGTATTGCCCCTGTACTGGACGCTGTCCCTGCAGGAGCGGGAGTAGAGGGACATATAGTCCTCTCTCAGGGCCTTGTAGCGCCCGGCCATTTCCCTGAGACCCGCGGCAAAGTCAGCCGGGCTCAGGGCTCCCGTCAGCTTTTTGTCTCTCAGGAGCATCCGCTCGGCAATGAGGGCATAGGGCCGGGCCGACCAGAGGATCTCTTCGTAGAAGTCCCGGTTGAACCTGATATCCCCGTCTGCGGAGCCCATCAGCTTCTCCCCCTCCGCCGCCAGCGCGGCGACCTTCTCTGCCCGGGCCCGGGGATTGGCGATCCCGGACATGAAGTCGTTGTCCAGTATATCCCCGAATATCTCCATGAAATGATGTCCCAGATTGTAGTTGCCGGTCAT
Coding sequences:
- a CDS encoding PTS transporter subunit EIIC encodes the protein MKYLQRLGKSLMLPVAVLPLCGILMGIGYALCPATMQGGEIAGAAAYIGNFLVKAGGALIDNLPWLFVIGVGVGMSKDNDGVGGLAALVSWLIITNLLDKDYIVKVLPYVNDDPNMLLAFGKISNPFIGILSGIIGSGCYNKFKGTKLPDWLSFFSGKRCVAIIAGLISIVIACALAFLWPVCFKGLINFGEFIAGLGAVGAGLYAFFNRLLIPIGMHHALNNVFWFDTIGLGDLSNFWAGKTSEDVGWSLGMYMSGFFPCMMFGIPGAALAIYQCARKKAAAMGILFSSALCAFVCGVTEPFEFAFMFLAPGLYLIYALLYGVFTWATVLLGFRAGFSFSAGLTDLIFSASLPAAAKTWMILPLGLAAFVIFYLVFRFAILRFDLRTPGREDEDEEAAPAKTKNAGKDEALAEALLAAVGGAGNVAAADCCFTRLRLELRDLSLFDEKAVKAAGAPGSVKSGGNTVQIVIGPNVQFVAEAFKEKAGI
- a CDS encoding terminase large subunit, with translation MLVCRHDCILLYYITKIRPPSTSAENHEKHGIRPARKGPDSIRAGIDFLQDYEIIVHPRCVNFLTEINAYMWDTDKYDNRLNRPQDYMNHLMDAMRYAVEDIAKGDIFSFN
- a CDS encoding carbon starvation protein A: MSGLVIILIAIVVLGAGYLLYGRHLANKWGIDPGAKTPAYTENDGVDYVPGAPGVVFGHQFASIAGAGPINGPIQAAMFGWLPVLLWIFIGGVFIGGVQDFAAMYASVKNKGRSIGYIIELYIGKLGKKLFLAFTWLFSILVTAAFADIVAKTFNGVGGTPEANLAGGQVSMTSVLFIFLAVALGFILRSGKLSTALNTVITVLFLVLSVALGMLLPVYLDTNTWHIITFIYIAIASVTPVWALLQPRDYLNSYLLVAMILLAAGGIIVANPTMQLTGFAGWQVNGQTIFPYLFVTVACGAVSGFHALVASGTASKQVQNERHMLPISYGAMMMECLLAVISIVAVGACYTTQTLAGAGTPTVVFANSISGFLTDIGLPASLSYTLLTLAVSAFALTSLDSVARIGRLSWQEMFLDSSIADSDIKGLRALAVNKYFATLVTLVFAYSLAKVGYANIWPLFGSANQLLSALALIACAVYLKRTKRRGAYLWVPMFLMLAVTLTMLVITVITRREGNLMFGDILQVVIAIALFILGVIVAVSGIRKLFAPQTEE